The window GGGTCTCGAAGCTCGCGGCTCAACTCGGCTCCGGAATGCTCGTGCTGGCCAGCAGCCGCCTGATCTTCGCGACGCTGGCCCTCTCGATCGTCATATGCCTCCTGCAGATCGGGACGATCTGGCTTTGTCAGCTCGCCTTCGGCCTCCACCTGGCATTGTGGGTCCCGGCGCTGGTATTTGTGGCCATCAACCTCGCGATCATAGTCCCTTCCGCGCCGAGCGGACTCGGGCCCTTTGAGGCGGCCGCGGTGCTGGCATACTCCTGGTTCGGCGTGAACGCCGCGCTGGGGCTGGGCATCGCGCTGTGCTATCATGCGGTGCAGTTCATCCCCGTGACAATAACCGGCGCGATACTGTACATGATCGAGATCAAGCCCGGAACGCGGAAGGAATTGAAGATGAACAGTACGGAGGTATTATGAAAGACAATTACATAGTCGGCCTCATCGGGGCGGGAAACATGGGCGAGGCGCTCATCAAGGGGCTCATGCGCTCGAACCTCGTGCGCTCGTACGAGATACTGGCCTCCGACCTCGCGCCCAGACGCGTGCGCTATCTCGAGAAGGCCTACGGCATCCACACCACGCGGAAGAACCACGCTGTGATCAACGCATGCAATACCGTCATCCTCGCGGTCAAACCCCAGGACATGGAATCGGTCTGCGAGAGGATCAGGCACCTCATCACCAAAGACCATCTCTTCATATCCATAGCGGCGGGAATCGACTTCAAGAGGCTCCGCAAATACCTGGGAGCGAAGCCCAGGATCATCAGGGTCATGCCCAACCTGCCGGCGGTCATCGACGAAGGGGTGTCGGCGATATACTGCGGACCGCGCATGCCGGAGCGCTACCGCCGCTTCGCGCACCAGGTCTTCCAAGCGGTCGGCCAGACCGTGGACGTGCGCGAGGAGAGGCTCATGGACGTGGTGACCGGCCTCTCGGGCACCGGGCCCGCCTATTTCTTCGCCATGATGGAGGCGATGGACGCAGCAGGGGTGAAGCTCGGGCTCACGCCGCAGATGTCGCGGCTTCTCACCCTCCAGACAGCGGTCGGAGCGGCGGAGCTCGCATCGCAGAACAGCCGCTCCCCCCGCGAGCTGCGCGCACAGGTGACCTCTAAAAAGGGGACCACCTGGGCCGCGATGAATCACATGAAGAGAAAAAAATTCTGGAAGACCATGGAGGAGGCAGTCCGCGCAGCCACCAGGCGAGCCAGACAGCTGAGGGCGTAAAGGCGCGGCCCGCCATCCGTCACCTTGAAGATCCGAGAAAGAGACAACGGAGTCACGATCGAATGCCGCGTCACCCCGCGCGCAGGCAAAAGCCGGATCAAGGGCGTGCGCGACGGCGTGCTCATGGTGGCGCTGGCTGCTGCCCCTGTCGATGGC is drawn from bacterium and contains these coding sequences:
- the proC gene encoding pyrroline-5-carboxylate reductase; this translates as MKDNYIVGLIGAGNMGEALIKGLMRSNLVRSYEILASDLAPRRVRYLEKAYGIHTTRKNHAVINACNTVILAVKPQDMESVCERIRHLITKDHLFISIAAGIDFKRLRKYLGAKPRIIRVMPNLPAVIDEGVSAIYCGPRMPERYRRFAHQVFQAVGQTVDVREERLMDVVTGLSGTGPAYFFAMMEAMDAAGVKLGLTPQMSRLLTLQTAVGAAELASQNSRSPRELRAQVTSKKGTTWAAMNHMKRKKFWKTMEEAVRAATRRARQLRA